The following proteins come from a genomic window of Marispirochaeta sp.:
- a CDS encoding PIN domain-containing protein gives MKSILIDAGPIIALFNKNDRYHEKILNYIKNYNGKLYSSWAVLTEVSHMLGFSISAQLDFLKWIRTGAIEVINLDYVDIDRIIELSEKYSDVPMDLADATLVVIAEKYEIKEILTIDNDYYIYRTIEKEMLENVLDRNL, from the coding sequence ATGAAAAGCATTCTCATTGATGCAGGACCAATTATTGCACTATTTAATAAGAATGATCGTTATCACGAAAAGATATTGAATTATATTAAGAATTATAATGGGAAACTGTATTCTTCGTGGGCAGTATTAACAGAAGTTTCCCATATGCTTGGATTCAGTATATCAGCGCAACTTGACTTTTTAAAATGGATTCGAACCGGTGCTATTGAAGTAATTAACTTGGACTATGTTGATATTGATCGAATAATTGAACTATCAGAAAAGTATTCCGATGTTCCAATGGACCTTGCCGATGCGACACTGGTTGTTATCGCAGAAAAATATGAAATAAAAGAAATCCTCACCATTGACAATGATTATTATATCTATCGGACAATAGAGAAAGAAATGCTGGAAAATGTATTGGATAGAAACCTATAA
- a CDS encoding IS30 family transposase, with protein sequence MNRYHQLSQEERYTITFLLKRKKNLSEIARYLKRSKSTVSRELQRNRSHRDDGYRAEVAHRYATARRKRERRGSHFSEEQWKVVFTHLKRDWSPEQIVDHLKTTHPFSMSHETIYQYLLWDKRHGGNLYTHLRILTKRVRKRYGSRDSRGILPGKRHISESSIMH encoded by the coding sequence ATGAATAGATATCATCAACTCTCTCAAGAAGAACGATACACCATTACATTCCTTTTGAAAAGAAAGAAAAACCTCTCTGAAATCGCCCGGTATTTGAAACGTTCAAAGAGTACTGTCAGCAGAGAGCTGCAACGAAATAGGTCTCACCGCGATGATGGGTATAGAGCAGAAGTGGCCCATCGATACGCTACTGCCCGCAGAAAACGCGAACGGAGAGGATCCCACTTTTCTGAGGAACAATGGAAAGTGGTTTTTACCCACCTGAAACGTGATTGGAGTCCTGAACAAATTGTTGACCATCTCAAGACCACTCATCCTTTCTCCATGAGCCATGAAACAATTTATCAGTATCTACTCTGGGATAAGAGACATGGAGGTAATCTCTACACGCATCTCCGCATTCTTACTAAACGTGTTCGAAAACGGTATGGTTCGCGTGATTCCAGGGGAATATTGCCGGGTAAACGCCATATTTCAGAGTCGTCCATCATGCATTGA
- a CDS encoding GNAT family N-acetyltransferase, with amino-acid sequence MIHIRQLSKCDFQAAIAIKEACWKSDYKDIVPLEAFSTSKEIGVFADWFLNPGNDFRLLFGAFFEERLVGFIGAGTAEIEDSTNGVEVNSLFVESEFRRKGIGTLLIKTALEPFHELGYEEVVVYNWHDVPSNRFYRHIGGTLFRKVVQYPAGKALPVDIFRWDLARMQELLTSICKRRHLTE; translated from the coding sequence ATGATTCACATCCGGCAGCTCTCGAAGTGCGACTTCCAGGCAGCGATTGCAATCAAGGAAGCGTGCTGGAAATCAGACTACAAGGATATAGTACCCTTGGAAGCTTTTTCCACGTCAAAGGAAATAGGGGTCTTCGCTGACTGGTTTCTAAACCCGGGCAACGACTTCAGATTACTCTTCGGAGCCTTTTTTGAAGAGAGACTTGTCGGTTTCATCGGGGCTGGCACGGCAGAAATCGAGGATTCTACAAACGGCGTCGAGGTAAACAGTCTGTTCGTCGAGTCTGAGTTCAGGAGAAAGGGCATAGGTACCCTGCTCATAAAAACCGCTCTTGAACCGTTCCATGAGTTAGGATACGAGGAGGTCGTTGTCTACAATTGGCATGACGTGCCGTCCAACCGGTTTTACCGGCATATAGGCGGGACTCTTTTTCGAAAGGTTGTCCAGTATCCGGCAGGCAAGGCGTTGCCGGTTGATATTTTTCGATGGGACTTGGCTCGAATGCAAGAGCTCCTTACATCTATATGCAAAAGGCGCCACCTGACGGAATAG